The window gtgtgtgcgcgtacgtgTATGAATGCTAGCCTCCTTGCACCGATGAAGGAAGAGGGATGAAGGATCGAGGTGGAGATGGAGCGGAGGCGTGCACAGAGAGCGGTTGATGTGCGCGCTGAGAGAGAACGTGCatgagaggagagggggaggggcgagaggAGAGATGGGGCTGGGAGCGGCAGAGTCGCCGAAGCCGAACAACTCTTGCTTTTCGTCCGCCTTCCCTTGTCCTCACCCCCTGTCGACCTTGCAGAGCGCACACTTCACAGTGGCAAACACATATACCTATGTGGCGTGCTGGGAGAGTTTCGGGGATGTGCGCCACCCTGCTCTTCAGCGGGAGCGTCTCACTACAGCGTGCATCACCAGCTCCTTTCCTTCTTCTGTCACACATGCCAAAGGAGAACAGAGGGCGAGGGCTGAGAGGCTGCAGGCCTGAGGCTTTTCTTCACGCGTTCGTCCTGCGCGCCGATTGGATGGCGCTCGTCGGAACACAATGCAGTGCCTCGCTCGTGAACACAACCGCGCATACAAATACGCTTAAAATGCTTTTCTCGCGGCCACGCCCACacgcggacacacacacatacacacacacacacacgcacaccagaAAGAGCGCCAGTGCTGTCGATTAAGTCGACCGTCACGACGACCTCGCTACAGCAGTAGCAGGCGGCATATCCCGTCCTCGCCAATCCTTCACGTTTGTGCCAGCCTCCTCGTACACGTCGATGGCAGCAATGGAAACGACGTCGGCACCGCGCAGCATCATCACGCCTAGTTGTACCTCTTCCAGGGGCGGCAGAGCGCCGCTTGcagtgccaccgctgctgaaAGCCGTGGAGACACCTTCATCGACAACGCCACCGTTGTCCTCTTCGGCCGCGCCATCGTCGAAATCGTACGGCGCGCCAGTGCGCTCGACGCAGGATGTGAGTACGATGTTCAGCAGCTGATCGGCTGCGTGGAGTACGCCGACGAGATTACGACCATCTACCGTCACCACGGAGACACGCTTGCGCAGGTACTGGGAGAGCATGTGCCGCGCGTAACGTCGGATACGCGGGTGGGTCTTCAGCACaccacagacgcacgcacacacagaagggAGAGCCCCTGGCTGGGGCCGTTCTTTTTTCGATATTATAGCACTCGAtgacgtgcgtgtgtgtgtcggtcaGCCTCCCCGGGGTGAGCCCCAATCCAAATCACAACAGCGGCAACACAGTGCACACTCAATCCGTTGGAATGATTAcatgaaagagagagagagagacagagggggagCGGAGAGACGCAGTGGAGAGAgacatgcgcacacaaacacatacacacagccTCGTTGTATGCTGCCGGGGCAAAGCACGGGTGTAGACGCGGCGGCATGTGCGTCCTCTGCCTTCACgagcacccccccccaaaaaaaaaacaagccGCATAAGACGTGcgcaagagggagggggcgtgaaggtagaggaggggggggggctatgagaggtggtgctggtgcgtATGTGCGAAGCGTGTCCGTAACCCCAACACGAACTAGAACGCTTTGGGCCACACGGTGATGCGTCGGCGACCACTCGGACGACATCAGCGCGACGAATGCGGGgcaggaagagggaaggcaAACGGgaatgtgtgtgtatatgtgcgCGAGTGGTCTTTctcggctgccgcaccgctgccgcctctcacTCTCCACCTCCATTCGCTTCCAGGTCTCCTCGACGCCAAACATGCAGACCCGCGCACACTCAAACGTGTCGTTCTCTGTCGTCTCAATGTGCCTCTCTGCATCTTCGTCTacgcctctctctgcacCATCCCTCGCCCCCCACTGCACCAGCCAGACTCCCGAACAGCTGCACTCGGCTTGAAGGAGGGCACAGATTTGGGGTGCCGGCccaagcgtgtgcacgccgTGTATCTGTTTCTcggtctctctgtgtctgtgtgtaaACACAGATGGGAAAGAAGAGAAAACAGAAGGaacacggcggcagcgggtgcaTCTCGCCCAAGTCGCTACTGTGTTCACCATCTACCgggcgcgtatgtgtgtcgCATCGCTTAATGAGTTCTGGTGTCTTTGATCGTTAAGTATACCGTTGAATTCTTCGCTTTTCCCGTCTTGGAAGGTACATgtgggtgcgcgcgtgtgtgcggagcATCTGCATGCGttgcatgcgtgcgcatgGAACTCGAGCAcctacatacacacacacacacacacacacacacaccacacgcacgcacacacgcgcacacggagagggagagagagagacccgCTTTTCTTCTTAGGTCAAAACCAAAGGAAAccacgccagcagcgtctgaCGAGCGACTGCGTCGCTCTTATCGTCTACGCTAAGGGTGCGAGGTagaggtgtgtgcgtgtgtatgcttgtgggaggggagggggtgacgTGGGGGTTGCGGGAACAGAGGACAATGCTCGCTTTCTCCAGAGTTGCGTTCTGGTGTCTTGCAAAGGAGATGCTCACGTTAAAATTTTTTTTCTGCTGGACGTTGCGGTTCTCCGTTTTCTGGCTTCCTTTCAGGTGGATATTCAGCTACAAAAGAAACGTACAGGCgcaacgcgcacacaacacaTCGCCGTCATCATCGGTGGCGCATCCCATTCCCACATTGGAGCcggagggagagcaagaggggcacggggagaggggggggcaaggCGAAGATAAGCCCGATATTCGCCtgatgttttttttttctcgtaTATCGAACAACTTTTGTGCTGGGGATATTGTTGCCCTTTCGTcattctctcgctctctagctgctgcgctctgcCTCACTCGTCAgctacacgcacgcacgcttgacggggggggaggcgagcacaggagagagaggcgaatGGGGAGCGACCGAAGGCAAGGGCTTTtgagtttttttttgtgtgtgtgggatgtgtgcgcatgtgcggtTTACATGTGCCACTCTTCAACGAAGGGtagaggagagagcggcggggcggggcgtgtggtgtgtgtggaagggcgagaggaggaCTACAGCACCACAGTGCGGCACATACACTACGCCTTCTCTGTACTTCCAACGCGCCACACccacctcgctctctccttccctcttttgCACGCGCACTATGTGCAAAGGCATCCCAAAGCCAGGCAAGAGAACATAtaaggagagcgagaggagtCGCACTGAGGCAAACATGAAGAGCCGATAAAGACGCAGACGAACAagcgggggaaggggagggaaagagagacggaaggatacgcacgcacgcacacacacacacacacacacacacataaaccTACGCATAcaacaaacacacatacacacaactatatatatattagcACACAGACGGGAAGGGGGACGCTTACTGGCAGACGGGAGCGGCAACAACAGGATACAACGTGGTGTGCACAGAGGTCCCTCTCAGCGCAGACAAATAAAATCAACTGCGTACCCATGGATAGAGGTGTGGTTGACCACCCATGTGCGGGTGTAGGCGGGTGTGAGGCAACGCATGGGGAGCACACGCCAGTGCGTGCACAGCGCCTTACCTCTCTCTATCTTCTGctgtccccccccctgtgCTCTATGCAGGCGGCTATGTCATcgctgcttggcttcctgTAGATTCCCTAGAAGACTTGTTGCCGACTAGAGTAagcacactcacacacacgcacatgcacgcatacgcTTTAGCTGAGTACGCGCTTGGCAGCGGCCATGACGTCGGCCAcctgcggctgcgaggccATCTCGATATCCTTGCTGTACGGTGTCGGACAGTCGGCGCACGACACGCGCTCGATCGGGGCATCGAGGTAGTCGAACGTGTCGCTCTCCATGACACAGGCGCAGATCTCAGCACCAATGTTGCACACAGGGAAGGACTCATCGACTGTGACTGCACGGTGCGTCTTCTTGATGGAGCTGAGGATGGTGTGACGGTCGAGCGGGCGCAGGGAGCGAAGGTTGATCACCTCCGCCTGCACACCCTCTGCGGCGAGCTTCTCAGCCGCCTTCAAGCACAGATCCACACCGCGAGAGAAGCCGATGAGGGTAATGTCCTTGCCCTCGCGCTCAATCTTCGCCTTGCCGAACGGGATCACAAAGTTCTTGTCCGCTACCTCGTCTGTGACGGGGAAGGACTCGCTGTACAGCAGCTCGTGCTCgagcaccaccacggcgTTGTCGTCGCGGATGGCCGCCTTGATCATGCCGCGGGCATCCTCGCAGTTGTACGGCGCAATTACCTTCAGGCCGGGCACGGACGCGTACCACGGGCCGAAGCACTGACTATGCTGGGCACCTACACCAGCCGACGCACCGTTGGGACCGCGAAAGACTATGGGGCACTTCATCTGGCCACCAGACATATACAGGCTCTTGCCGGCCGAGTTGACAATCTGATCAATAGCCTGCATGGCGAAGTTGAAGGTCATGAACTCGCACACGGGGCGCAGGCCACTGAGAGCGGCGCCAACGGCCATGCCGGCGAAGCCGTGCTCTGTGATGGGCATGTCGATGATGCGGTCCTTGCCATACTTGTCCACAAGGCCCTTGGTCACCTTGTAGGCACCCTGGTATTGACCGACCTCCTCACCAATCACGAAGACCTTCTCTTCGCGGGCGAGCTCCTCGTCGAGGGCCGAGTGGATCGCATCGCGCACCGTCATGTTGGttgtggcgcagcgcgccgccatgGCGGCGGACGCAGAGAGCAGAGCTctggaggcgaagcggcgcatgacgttctgtgtgcgtgcgtcgtttgggtagaggagggaggggccgAGGGCGGCTTCTGTCGGTGATTTGGCGATGATGATTATTATCGATTAGTGCTACGAAGGAGATGTATGAGAGAAAGCAacgaaggggggagggagtatgtgcgtgcttgtgtgcgcttgtgtaaactgtgcgtgtatgtgcttGTAATATGCGAAATCGATGGAGAGTAAGAGAGTGTAAGTGCGCGAGACGATTTGAGCGAGCATGGCACGACGTCAGGATGGCGATCACTGATGGACATGCGCCTGGAACCGCCGAGCATGAGGGAAAGGCTGCTTGTGCGCGTTTGAGGGCGCGCCTGCGGCAAGGCTGggcaaggagggggagggaagagtgcgaagcgagagaggggtgcACAAAGTCGACACATCTCTCATCACcattccgctgctgctggttgCGGTCGCCCTTTCTGTACGCTCAtgctcccccctctctccctctgctccATCTCCCATTCCCTAACCTCCTCCATCAGCTTCGTTAGCCCTCCCACGGCCGTGTCCTCCCGTTGTCTTTTGCATCGCCTATGTCATCCAAGCCCCACCAGCGCTTGCGCatgggtgcgcgcgcgtgtgcagcccccctcaccccacGCTTTCTGTGCTTCCTTTGGCAGAGGGCATATTCAAGCCACGACAGACCGAGAGGGAGCGGGGATAGATGGAGGCGAGGCGCTTGCCACACACGACAGCAGGgtcggagggagggaagctGCCCGCCGTGCTGCAGAATCGCCTGCATTGGCTTCCATCTTCAGCGCCTCTCTACCTCCCGAACGGCCCGTCATCTCGCTTCGTGTTTATTCGTTCACTCAAGATGAACAACCAAACAGCTACCCAACCACCCGAGCACCGCTCACCGTTTACTCGGCGTTCCGAAGCTTCTCAAGAGACGCCTCCcggcacacatacacccacCCGCACATTACACACGAGAGCCGCCTTCCACAGCACCACTTGCGTCCCCCCGCCCGTGTACAGGGCGGCTCCCTGTACTGCTGCTCAGCGACGTGGGCGCTTGAAGTCGGCACGATACCGCTTGCTGTCCTTCGTTCGAGGCTTTTGCCACGGTTTCTcgtcaccatcgccaccaccacggtCGTCGCGGCTCTTCTTGCGGTCCTTCTCgttgcgctgctctctctctcgacgGTCTCCGCGCTTTCtccggccgctgctgctacgttccactggcgcggcggcggcggacgaggcGGTCGTGGGGCCTtctgccgctctcgccgcgggagaagaggaggacgatgGCCGTGGGTGAAGGGTAAAGAGACAGTGAACGtcatcggcgacgccgcagtCGGTGCGTGCCGCGCTTTTCTCCACGactgccagctgctgcgcgatgaTGTCCATGACGGCACCCCTGCGCCGGGCCTTAAGCTTCTCTacggtgctgcgcagcttctccaccATGCTGCGCACGAGCGACAGCGGATCACCGAGGTGCTGCAACACCAGCACGATCTTCCACTCGTCAAGAATACCGTTTCGCAGCGCAATCTTCTGTACAGCCATGATGACGTCGCCGCACATGTGCTGCACCATGCGGAACGCGTCTGCCTCCGTGTCGGAGAAGCAGCGATA is drawn from Leishmania infantum JPCM5 genome chromosome 25 and contains these coding sequences:
- a CDS encoding putative pyruvate dehydrogenase E1 beta subunit, producing MRRFASRALLSASAAMAARCATTNMTVRDAIHSALDEELAREEKVFVIGEEVGQYQGAYKVTKGLVDKYGKDRIIDMPITEHGFAGMAVGAALSGLRPVCEFMTFNFAMQAIDQIVNSAGKSLYMSGGQMKCPIVFRGPNGASAGVGAQHSQCFGPWYASVPGLKVIAPYNCEDARGMIKAAIRDDNAVVVLEHELLYSESFPVTDEVADKNFVIPFGKAKIEREGKDITLIGFSRGVDLCLKAAEKLAAEGVQAEVINLRSLRPLDRHTILSSIKKTHRAVTVDESFPVCNIGAEICACVMESDTFDYLDAPIERVSCADCPTPYSKDIEMASQPQVADVMAAAKRVLS